CTTTGGGCTTTACCGAGGCGGATAACGCTGCACGCTATCGTGATTTGGCGGCCCGTATCACCGACGCGTTGGACTTCATGCGCGCCGCTGGCATCACCACAGAAACCGCGCATACGCTGCACTCGGTGGATTTTTATACCTCCCACGAAGGGCTGCTTCTTGAATATGAAGAAGCGCTTTGCCGGATAGATTCGACCACAGGCTTGCCGATTGCGGGCTCTGGTCACATGATCTGGATCGGCGATCGCACCCGTCAACCTGACGGGGCGCATGTTGAATTCTGTCGCGGGGTTCAAAACCCGATTGGTTTGAAATGTGGCCCGACCACAACCGCCGAGGACCTCAAAGTCTTGATGGAAAAACTGAACCCGAAAAACGAAGCGGGCCGTTTGACCCTCATCGCGCGTTTCGGGGCAGGCAGCGTTGGCGATCACTTGCCGCGTTTGATCAAAACGGTCGAGGAAGAGGGCGCCAATGTGCTTTGGACCTGTGATCCGATGCATGGCAACACGATCAAATCCACCACGGGCTATAAAACTCGTCCGTTTGAAAGCGTCCTGCGCGAAGTGCAGGAATTCTTTGCCATTCACGAGGCTTCTGGCACTGTTCCAGGTGGCGTGCATTTCGAAATGACGGGCCAAGACGTGACCGAATGTACCGGTGGTGTGCGGGCGGTAACGGACGAGGACCTTTCGGATCGTTACCACACGGCCTGTGATCCACGTTTGAATGCCAGCCAATCCTTGGAGCTTGCGTTCCTTGTTTCCGAAAAACTCGCGGACCGCAGCAACAAGTTAGCAGCCGCAAAGGCAAGCTAAGCGCTTAAAAATTAAAAAGGCCCCGCACTCTTTCTGAATGCGGGGCTTTTTTACGTGTTAAAACCCAAATAGTTTTGCAACGATGCAAGACATTTTAGGGCAGCCATTGGCGACATACTCAGTCGTCAAAGGAGATAAGGCGCAGATTTGGACGCCCTACATCCTCTTTTGGCGCGGCAGTGAAGGTGGACTTCGCCTCTTCAAAACCGGGAATTACGTCGCTTGTGAAACTGGGAGGACTGAACTCCGTTTCAGCAGTTTTTTCCCGCGCGGAAGGAGGTGTCACGAGAGCGGTCGCAATCTGGGTGACCTTGCGGTCCGTAACCCCAAAGCGTCGTGGCGACCGACCGATTTCACCCTCGGTTACAAAACAGCCAAGCGCGCGGGTAATATCTCCCAAGTCACTTTTCAACGGCAGCAGAACAACTTTTCCGTACAGGTCAGGTTTGCCAATTCCAGTATCCGCAGTCACCATAATCTCAACGATTTCAGGGCTTTGAAAGACAGCTTCCAGCGCAGCACCAACCTCTTTGCGCGCGTCAGGTGTGAAAAAAGATGTGAACGGCATGCCGCGCACTTCCATCCCCATAAGATCAGAAAGATGCGCACCCGCGAGGCGAAAACGCGCCATACCCGGCGCGATCCGTTCAAGAATAAACGCATTCGAGAGGGCACTTTCAATGCCGCGTGGATTGATTTCGCTGCGCATTGGCACGGGTCGTCCCCCGCGCAGACCTTCCCAATAGGCTACAACTTCGTTTATGGCTGGAAAAGACACGGTCCGTGGAAACTCCTTAAGCCTAATAACGTTATTTTCTGATCTCATTTTCATACCACTACACCTTTTACAAAACGTCCCATCATCCAAACAAATTGCTTTGTGACAAACTGGGGTTATTGTTCCATGCGGTGGCCTCTGTTAACCTTATGTCCGCAATGATTACTCAAAAGTTAATATAACCCCTTTGACCCGATTTGGGAGAGAATTCAGTAAATATGGTTAACTCAATGACGAGCTTTTCTGCCCAAACGGGGGGTGTAGGCCTATACGAATGGACATGGGACATGCGGGGCGTCAATGCCCGAGGGCTTGATGTTCGCCCAAGAGTTCCAGACTGGATTAATGGCCTAGAACAAGAGGTTAAAGCCAAAACTTCATCAAAGTTTTCACGCGGATCTATTCAGATATCCCTGAAACTAAATCGAATTGCTTCGCCATCCGAATTAACCATAAACCAAGAGGTGCTCGAACGCGTGATCTTGGCTGTTCAGGCGGTTGAAGCGGTGGCCGCGGCACAAAAATTAACCCTTTCGGAGGTTTCGGCGCTGGATCTGTTAACCCAGAAAGGCGTGCAAGAGGTCACGCAAGAGGCCGATAATCCCGAAGAATTAAAGGCAGTGATTCTGACTGACTTTGATACTTTGCTCGAAAGTTTCGCGCAAATGCGGGCAGTTGAAGGGGAGGCATTGCTTAAAGTGCTTTCTGAACAGATGGATCGCATCGAAGCCCTGACGATTGCCGCCGCTGCCGAAGCCGAAAAACGCAAAGATGTGGTTGCCACGACTTTGACCGAGAATTTGCGCCATATCCTCAACAATGTAGATGGCGCGGAGCCCGATCGCGTGGCACAAGAGCTCGCGATGTTGGCTGTTAAGGCCGATGTGACCGAAGAAATTGACCGCCTTCACGCCCATGTTGGGGCGGCGCGCGATCTTTTGGCCTCCGATCAACCTATTGGCCGCAAGCTCGATTTCCTGTCACAGGAATTTAACCGCGAGGCAAATACGCTGTGCGCCAAGGCCCAAGCGGTGTCCCTTACGCGGATCGGGCTTGACCTGAAGGCTGTCATCGATCAGATGCGCGAGCAAGTACAGAACGTGGAGTAAACATGACCGAAGATCTCGCTAAAGACCGCCGTGGAATCCTGATTATACTGTCGTCCCCTTCGGGTGCCGGAAAATCAACGCTTTCGAAACGATTGATGGCATGGGATTCGTCGATTAAGTTCTCCGTTTCTGCAACAACACGCGCACCGCGCGCGGGCGAAGAACATGGCCGCGAGTACTATTTTTACTCGAAGGATGACTTCCAAGCCTCTGTTGCAAATAATGAAATGCTTGAACATGCGCAGGTCTTTGACAATTTCTACGGCTCCCCCAAGGCTCCCGTAATTGCCGCTTTGCAATCTGGTCGCGATGTTTTGTTTGATATTGATTGGCAGGGTGGTCAGCAGGTCCGAAATTCGGTTCGCGCCGAGGATGTGGTGTCGATTTTCGTGCTGCCCCCGTCCATTGCCGAGCTTGAAAGGCGCCTAATTGCGCGCGAGCAGGACAGTGCTGAGGTGATTGATGTCCGCATGAAACGCAGTAAGGACGAGATAAGCCATTGGGCCGAATACGATTACGTTTTGGTTAATCGCGATGTCGATCAGGCCGAAAACGACGTGCGCGCCATTGTCACCGCCGAACGTTTGCGACGGAGTCGCCAGATTGGGCTGGTGGATCTAGTACGCAATCTAAACACAGAATTTGAGGAACGCCCGTGACACTTTATGCCCTCGCAGACCGCGCACCACAAATTGATCCCGACAGCTGGATTGCACCCGATGCCAATATTATCGGCGGAGTCATAATCCGCGCGGGGGCATCGGTCTGGTTTGGCACGACACTGCGCGGTGACAACGAGGACATAACCCTTGGCGAGGGCAGCAATATCCAAGAAAACTGTGTTTTACATACGGATATGGGCTACCCGTTGGTCATCGGGGCGGGATGTACAATCGGGCACAAGGCCATGTTGCATGGCTGTACCATCGGCGAAAACACGTTAATCGGCATGGGCGCCATCGTTTTGAACGGGGCTAAAATCGGCCGCAATTGTTTGATTGGGGCAGGGGCCTTGATCACCGAAGGCAAAGTGATTCCGGACGGTAGCCTTGTGATGGGCGCGCCGGGGAAAATCATCCGTGACCTTGATGAGAAAGCGATTGCGGGGCTGCGTGCCAGCGCCCTTAGCTATCAAAACAACATGCGCCGATTTCGGGCGACTTTGACTGAAATTTAGGATTTTCCATGTCTGATTCCAATACACCGACTGAAAACCTCGTGCGCCGCACCCCTTGGCCCGAGACAATTTCGCGCGCGGTTGTCACGCCACTCCAGCCTTCGGTGGTCTATGCCTCTCCCTCACCAGACCGGTTGGACGACCAATACGAAGGCCGCGCCAAAGGCTATACCTACGCCCGCGAAGGCCACCCGAACGCCGATGTTTTAGCGCAAAAAATCGACATGATGGAAGGCGTGAGCGGCGGCATTATCACGAGTTCAGGAATGTCTGCGGTTTCGGCAGTGCTGCTGGGCCTATTGCAAAGTGGCGATCATGTGGTCGCTGCGGATCAGCTTTATGGGCGTTCCATGCGGATGTTGACGCAAGATATGCCACGTTTTGGGGTCACCGCGACGTTGGCCGATCCCACAAATGTTGCCGCGATGCGCAAGGCCGTGACGCCCGCGACGAAAATGATCCTTGTTGAGGTTGTCTCGAATCCAACGTTGCGGATTGCCGATATGCAAGGGATTGCCGCCCTCGCGCAAGAGATTGGCGCGCTTTTGGTGGTCGACAATACCTTTACAACGCCGCGCGCATATCGCCCGTTTGAGCATGGTGCGGATGTGGTTGTTCATTCGGTGACTAAGCTTTTGGCGGGGCACTCGGATGTCACTCTTGGTTATGCCGTCGCCCGCGATCCCGCTTTGCAGAAGAAGATTTACGACACGTCTGTTACTTTCGGTTTTACGGCGAGCCCCTTTGATTGTTGGTTGGCGGAGCGGGGCCTTTATTCGTTCAACCTGCGTTTTGACCGCGCCCAAGAAAACGCCCGTGCGCTTGCGGATCACCTTGCGACCCTGCCAAATGTGAAACGAGTTCTTTATCCTACACGACAGGACCATCCCGACCATAATCGCGCCACTGCAATCCTTGGGGAATATGGCTCAAACATGGTGAGTTTCGAGATCGAGGGCGGGCGAGCTGCGGCGAATGCCATGACTCTAGCGGCCCCAAACATCGCATTTGCGCCCACTCTTGGCGATATCGGCACAACCCTCTCGCACCCCGCCAGCTCGTCCCATCGGGCGCTGACGCCAGAGGCGCGGGCGGCCCTCGGTATGAGTGAAGGGTTCTTTCGCGTGTCAGTTGGTGTTGAGGATATTCGCGTTCTTATTGACGAATTCACAACGGCCATTCATGCGGCGGCACAGGTCAATTGAGGCGGCGTGGATCACTGTCGTCGACGACAAAAAGGTCAAAATCCACACTCGGGCACAGGGACTGAATTTCGCGCATCACCAAATCGGGATTTGGAAGCTTCGGACATAGCGCACGAAAACGGCCTTTGTATTTATATTGCTCAAGTATGACAGCCAAATCAAGGGCATCAAACCCCTGTCCCAGAAGTGGGGTCAGGATAATATCGGGTTCAAAGGACTCAAGTAACCGCTGCGACATTTCGTCGAAACTTACGTAATGCAGACTCGGATCATCCGGCAAACTGCGTCCAGCAGAAAGCCAAGCAGCAGCGTCCCCGACAATCAATGTTACGGGTTCTTTTTCGTTATTGGAGATGTCAGAGCTATCTCGTGTCACATTCTTAACTTACTGAGGTTGGCACCGTAATGCATGGAAATTCACTCGCTTAAATTGCCGTTTGTCACAATTAGTTCATTGATTAACAAGAAGTATAAGCAAAACTTTCAACAGGTAAATCGCATAATCGGTGTCGTTAGATTTACTTTTAACAAAATTTGAAGCATCGTTGCAACAACGAGACCGCAGGACCCAAAAATGACAGACCAAAATTCCGCAGCTCTTCTCGCCGGCATACCTCTCCCAGCGGTTCTAATTGACACCCAACATATAGCGCGTGTTATCAACCCACTGGCAGTCGAACTCTTTGGAGCGGGGCTGGAAGGGAGGCATTATATTACCGCGTTGCGTCAACCTATCTTACTCGATTGCGTTGAAAGGTGTAGGGAAAATACACGTGAAACGCGCGCCAAATTCGTCAAGACCACGACCACGCACGAGACTATTTTCGAGGTCGTTTGTCGGCCCGTTGAAATGACC
This Falsihalocynthiibacter arcticus DNA region includes the following protein-coding sequences:
- a CDS encoding class II 3-deoxy-7-phosphoheptulonate synthase; this translates as MTNWQKSDWRAKPRIQMPEYTDQAALEAAEAQLAKYPPLVFAGEVRTLKHQLAAASRGEAFLLQGGDCAESFEQFSADGIRDTFKVMLQMAMVLTYGAKVPVVKVGRMAGQFAKPRSAPTETINGVELPSYRGDIINDLPFTAEARIPNPNKMLQAYTQAAATLNLVRAFSQGGYADMHQVHAWTLGFTEADNAARYRDLAARITDALDFMRAAGITTETAHTLHSVDFYTSHEGLLLEYEEALCRIDSTTGLPIAGSGHMIWIGDRTRQPDGAHVEFCRGVQNPIGLKCGPTTTAEDLKVLMEKLNPKNEAGRLTLIARFGAGSVGDHLPRLIKTVEEEGANVLWTCDPMHGNTIKSTTGYKTRPFESVLREVQEFFAIHEASGTVPGGVHFEMTGQDVTECTGGVRAVTDEDLSDRYHTACDPRLNASQSLELAFLVSEKLADRSNKLAAAKAS
- a CDS encoding PAS domain-containing protein; protein product: MKMRSENNVIRLKEFPRTVSFPAINEVVAYWEGLRGGRPVPMRSEINPRGIESALSNAFILERIAPGMARFRLAGAHLSDLMGMEVRGMPFTSFFTPDARKEVGAALEAVFQSPEIVEIMVTADTGIGKPDLYGKVVLLPLKSDLGDITRALGCFVTEGEIGRSPRRFGVTDRKVTQIATALVTPPSAREKTAETEFSPPSFTSDVIPGFEEAKSTFTAAPKEDVGRPNLRLISFDD
- a CDS encoding YicC/YloC family endoribonuclease, which codes for MTSFSAQTGGVGLYEWTWDMRGVNARGLDVRPRVPDWINGLEQEVKAKTSSKFSRGSIQISLKLNRIASPSELTINQEVLERVILAVQAVEAVAAAQKLTLSEVSALDLLTQKGVQEVTQEADNPEELKAVILTDFDTLLESFAQMRAVEGEALLKVLSEQMDRIEALTIAAAAEAEKRKDVVATTLTENLRHILNNVDGAEPDRVAQELAMLAVKADVTEEIDRLHAHVGAARDLLASDQPIGRKLDFLSQEFNREANTLCAKAQAVSLTRIGLDLKAVIDQMREQVQNVE
- the gmk gene encoding guanylate kinase, whose protein sequence is MTEDLAKDRRGILIILSSPSGAGKSTLSKRLMAWDSSIKFSVSATTRAPRAGEEHGREYYFYSKDDFQASVANNEMLEHAQVFDNFYGSPKAPVIAALQSGRDVLFDIDWQGGQQVRNSVRAEDVVSIFVLPPSIAELERRLIAREQDSAEVIDVRMKRSKDEISHWAEYDYVLVNRDVDQAENDVRAIVTAERLRRSRQIGLVDLVRNLNTEFEERP
- a CDS encoding gamma carbonic anhydrase family protein codes for the protein MTLYALADRAPQIDPDSWIAPDANIIGGVIIRAGASVWFGTTLRGDNEDITLGEGSNIQENCVLHTDMGYPLVIGAGCTIGHKAMLHGCTIGENTLIGMGAIVLNGAKIGRNCLIGAGALITEGKVIPDGSLVMGAPGKIIRDLDEKAIAGLRASALSYQNNMRRFRATLTEI
- a CDS encoding trans-sulfuration enzyme family protein; translated protein: MSDSNTPTENLVRRTPWPETISRAVVTPLQPSVVYASPSPDRLDDQYEGRAKGYTYAREGHPNADVLAQKIDMMEGVSGGIITSSGMSAVSAVLLGLLQSGDHVVAADQLYGRSMRMLTQDMPRFGVTATLADPTNVAAMRKAVTPATKMILVEVVSNPTLRIADMQGIAALAQEIGALLVVDNTFTTPRAYRPFEHGADVVVHSVTKLLAGHSDVTLGYAVARDPALQKKIYDTSVTFGFTASPFDCWLAERGLYSFNLRFDRAQENARALADHLATLPNVKRVLYPTRQDHPDHNRATAILGEYGSNMVSFEIEGGRAAANAMTLAAPNIAFAPTLGDIGTTLSHPASSSHRALTPEARAALGMSEGFFRVSVGVEDIRVLIDEFTTAIHAAAQVN